From a single Micromonospora carbonacea genomic region:
- a CDS encoding trypsin-like peptidase domain-containing protein, with the protein MQPEGPYRFTEASGVCQVGSVWWAVDGQDRLLTIAVLEGAAAADRPWREAFTNAADTLAQTPGGPRYVNADFAAARPWVAYPAEVENAADKLFGLLGMPLRSPHLEPVGDPATQGATPAPTPATPATPTTPGRPTTATPTSGVPASAVPASGQPASGVPASGVPVSGTPSSAVPASGAPVSGMPGSGAPPVWAAHATGSPVVATVPAEPPAAHPGFADPPPHDPFASPARRIQPSPPPRPRTGQRLGVAALALVVLAAGGGLAAWAVTRGADAPSPAGPAGAFPTVTPAAGFRPWSQAAPYSAQERALATAAPGLVFVEAVFNGYLRDGRTGALLNPTPVTFQRRCSGFVVDPAGHVLTNGQCVAPDEPVARERALYTLGRILVAGKKLTSGALDGWVRSRTAGTRFTGKEPDRPPSSQVFVQLNQATGGLTGTPAIAGEVVRTRAADAGDLALVKVARPDLPAVELGDAAALTPGGVVAVAGYHTVDADFRDATYTLRSKTVQVTATDTGQGPVPLFRIGDDIGIYSHGGVALDPAGRVVGVLTNDRSGAGGANRAVVPVTAARELLAEAGATPALGDADRLYRRGLDAYFTGRDDTAVSQLDAVARGGNGNELAEAYRQSAADREQLATAAPEQSNLPTVLFSGLGGALLAALAIGVVLLARRRPRR; encoded by the coding sequence ATGCAGCCGGAGGGTCCGTACAGGTTCACCGAGGCGTCGGGCGTGTGCCAGGTCGGCAGCGTCTGGTGGGCGGTGGACGGTCAGGACCGGCTGCTGACCATCGCCGTGCTGGAGGGGGCCGCCGCCGCCGACCGGCCCTGGCGGGAGGCGTTCACCAACGCGGCGGACACCCTCGCGCAGACCCCCGGCGGCCCCCGCTACGTCAACGCCGACTTCGCCGCCGCCCGCCCCTGGGTGGCCTACCCGGCCGAGGTGGAGAACGCCGCCGACAAGCTCTTCGGCCTGCTCGGCATGCCGCTGCGCTCGCCCCACCTGGAGCCCGTCGGCGACCCGGCCACCCAGGGGGCGACGCCGGCACCCACGCCGGCCACCCCGGCCACGCCGACCACCCCGGGCAGGCCGACCACGGCCACGCCGACCTCGGGCGTGCCCGCCTCGGCCGTACCCGCCTCGGGTCAGCCCGCCTCCGGTGTCCCCGCCTCCGGCGTCCCGGTCTCGGGAACGCCCAGCTCGGCGGTGCCCGCCTCCGGAGCGCCCGTGTCCGGGATGCCCGGCTCGGGGGCCCCGCCGGTCTGGGCGGCGCACGCCACCGGCTCGCCGGTCGTCGCGACCGTGCCGGCGGAGCCGCCGGCCGCCCACCCCGGGTTCGCCGACCCGCCGCCGCACGACCCGTTCGCGTCGCCCGCCCGGCGCATCCAGCCGTCCCCGCCGCCCCGCCCGCGCACCGGGCAGCGGCTCGGCGTCGCGGCGCTGGCCCTGGTCGTGCTCGCCGCGGGCGGCGGGCTCGCGGCCTGGGCCGTCACCCGGGGCGCGGACGCGCCGTCGCCGGCCGGCCCCGCCGGGGCGTTCCCGACCGTCACCCCCGCCGCCGGCTTCCGCCCATGGAGCCAGGCGGCCCCCTACAGCGCGCAGGAACGGGCGCTCGCCACCGCCGCGCCGGGGCTCGTCTTCGTCGAGGCCGTGTTCAACGGATACCTGCGCGACGGGCGGACCGGGGCGCTGCTCAACCCGACCCCCGTCACGTTCCAGCGGCGGTGCAGCGGCTTCGTGGTCGACCCCGCCGGGCACGTGCTCACCAACGGCCAGTGCGTCGCCCCCGACGAGCCGGTCGCCCGGGAGCGGGCCCTCTACACCCTCGGCCGGATCCTCGTCGCCGGCAAGAAGCTCACCTCGGGCGCGCTCGACGGCTGGGTCCGGTCGCGGACGGCCGGCACCCGGTTCACCGGCAAGGAGCCGGACCGTCCCCCGTCCAGCCAGGTCTTCGTGCAGCTCAACCAGGCCACCGGCGGGCTCACCGGCACCCCGGCGATCGCCGGGGAGGTGGTCCGCACCCGGGCCGCCGACGCCGGGGACCTCGCCCTGGTCAAGGTCGCCCGGCCCGACCTGCCCGCCGTCGAGCTGGGCGACGCCGCCGCGCTGACGCCGGGCGGCGTGGTGGCGGTCGCCGGCTACCACACCGTCGACGCCGACTTCCGCGACGCCACCTACACGCTGCGCTCGAAGACCGTGCAGGTCACCGCCACCGACACCGGCCAGGGCCCGGTGCCGCTGTTCCGGATCGGCGACGACATCGGGATCTACTCCCACGGCGGCGTCGCGCTCGACCCCGCCGGCCGGGTCGTCGGCGTGCTCACCAACGACCGGTCCGGGGCGGGTGGGGCCAACCGGGCCGTGGTGCCGGTCACCGCCGCCCGGGAGCTGCTCGCCGAGGCCGGGGCCACGCCCGCGCTCGGCGACGCCGACCGGCTCTACCGGCGCGGGCTGGACGCGTACTTCACCGGGCGGGACGACACGGCGGTGTCCCAACTGGACGCCGTCGCCCGGGGCGGCAACGGCAACGAGCTCGCCGAGGCGTACCGGCAGAGCGCCGCCGACCGGGAGCAACTCGCCACGGCGGCACCGGAGCAGTCCAACCTGCCCACGGTCCTGTTCTCGGGGCTCGGCGGCGCGCTGCTCGCCGCGCTCGCGATCGGCGTGGTGCTGCTGGCGCGGCGACGACCGCGCCGCTGA
- a CDS encoding lipopolysaccharide biosynthesis protein → MLAQVGLLGLSQAGVTVAAFGSQVLLARTLTREDFGSFTAVLAVVSLTAPLAVFGVSELWLQVFGQEGARAYRWVGPSLRLAGAACAALLLGVLAWSAAELPDATAAVRALLATVVAAQAALALAGSVRQLRGDYRGLSALQLAPHLGRVLVTVAVWAAGLSVVAAAAGYAVVAVATVAACLLATREFRRGAMPLEGHPAPAAVPAPAVVPAGPAVPVGGLDAGPRLGELLGAATPYVLGNVCYLLGIHFGTVLAAELLGGAEAALLAVPMAVLTAVYLVPRVVYQQYLLGKLHRWAGSDAEAVLLAYRWGSAGMVALGVVVAAAVAVGGLVALPVVFGPEYRDAAPVLAVLALAVPFRFGGAAVAALLTSGGLLRRKVVYQAVGAVVLLAALAVAVPAWGVRGAAGATVLAEAVLCCLLWVAARRGVVGDAPLPTWRDLRRRLSREAPRAS, encoded by the coding sequence ATGCTGGCCCAGGTCGGCCTGCTGGGGCTGAGCCAGGCCGGCGTCACCGTCGCCGCGTTCGGCAGCCAGGTGCTGCTCGCCCGCACGCTCACCCGGGAGGACTTCGGCTCGTTCACCGCCGTGCTGGCCGTGGTGTCGCTGACCGCGCCGCTGGCCGTGTTCGGCGTCTCCGAGCTGTGGTTGCAGGTGTTCGGGCAGGAGGGCGCGCGGGCGTACCGGTGGGTGGGGCCGTCGCTGCGGCTGGCCGGCGCGGCCTGCGCGGCGCTGCTGCTCGGCGTGCTGGCCTGGAGCGCCGCCGAGCTGCCCGACGCCACGGCGGCGGTGCGGGCCCTGCTCGCCACCGTCGTGGCGGCCCAGGCGGCGCTCGCGCTGGCCGGCTCGGTGCGGCAGCTGCGCGGCGACTACCGGGGCCTGTCCGCCCTCCAGTTGGCCCCCCACCTGGGCCGGGTGCTGGTCACCGTGGCGGTCTGGGCGGCCGGGCTGTCGGTCGTCGCCGCGGCGGCCGGGTACGCGGTCGTCGCCGTGGCCACCGTCGCCGCCTGCCTGCTGGCCACCCGCGAGTTCCGGCGCGGCGCGATGCCGCTGGAGGGCCACCCGGCCCCCGCCGCCGTCCCGGCCCCCGCTGTCGTCCCGGCTGGCCCCGCCGTCCCGGTCGGGGGCCTCGACGCCGGCCCCCGGCTGGGCGAGCTGCTGGGGGCGGCCACCCCGTACGTGCTCGGCAACGTCTGCTACCTGCTCGGCATCCACTTCGGCACGGTCCTCGCCGCCGAGCTGCTCGGCGGGGCGGAGGCGGCCCTGCTCGCCGTGCCGATGGCCGTGCTCACCGCCGTCTACCTGGTGCCCCGGGTCGTCTACCAGCAGTACCTGCTGGGCAAGCTGCACCGCTGGGCCGGCTCGGACGCCGAGGCGGTGCTGCTGGCGTACCGCTGGGGCAGCGCCGGGATGGTCGCGCTCGGCGTGGTCGTCGCGGCGGCGGTGGCGGTCGGCGGCCTGGTGGCCCTGCCGGTGGTGTTCGGCCCGGAATACCGCGACGCCGCGCCGGTGCTGGCGGTGCTGGCGCTGGCGGTGCCGTTCCGGTTCGGCGGCGCCGCCGTGGCCGCGCTGCTGACCAGCGGCGGGCTGCTGCGCCGCAAGGTGGTGTACCAGGCCGTGGGCGCCGTGGTGCTGCTGGCGGCGCTGGCGGTGGCCGTCCCGGCGTGGGGCGTGCGCGGTGCCGCCGGGGCGACGGTGCTGGCGGAGGCGGTACTCTGCTGCCTGCTCTGGGTCGCCGCCCGACGGGGCGTCGTGGGCGACGCCCCGCTGCCCACCTGGCGCGACCTGCGCAGGCGCTTGAGCAGGGAGGCTCCCCGTGCGTCCTGA
- a CDS encoding glycosyltransferase family 2 protein, protein MRHPLPASVQGEHDADGVAHAGDDAAVVPTFSVCIVVRDRAELLVDAVRSVLANHHRDFELVVVDDGSAVPVTRVLAEAGVSADRRVRVLSLPPSGIARARNVALRAATGRYITVLDSDDELSADALGRLHDLLTATGGGWVYVDYHEVRGDASRRIRLPEYTSARTMLLGVLTRPRLPFKHSGTTIDRRVLERIGGYDESFRLFEDVELMLRALRAGVHPRHLPHPVVRFRRHDGNITRGRLGGLVFWFRLVDMYRPSRTPGVALGIKALRTLSETGKWLVSLGR, encoded by the coding sequence ATGAGGCATCCACTGCCGGCGTCCGTCCAGGGTGAGCACGACGCGGACGGGGTGGCGCACGCGGGCGACGACGCGGCCGTGGTGCCGACGTTCTCGGTCTGCATCGTGGTCCGCGACCGCGCCGAGCTGCTGGTCGACGCGGTGCGCAGCGTGCTGGCCAACCACCACCGGGACTTCGAGCTGGTCGTGGTCGACGACGGCTCGGCCGTCCCGGTCACCCGGGTGCTGGCGGAGGCGGGCGTGTCCGCCGACCGGCGGGTCCGGGTGCTCAGCCTGCCGCCGAGCGGCATCGCGCGGGCCCGCAACGTCGCCCTGCGCGCCGCGACCGGCCGCTACATCACGGTGCTGGACTCCGACGACGAGCTCTCCGCCGACGCGCTGGGCCGGCTGCACGACCTGCTCACCGCCACCGGCGGCGGCTGGGTCTACGTCGACTACCACGAGGTGCGCGGCGACGCCTCCCGGCGCATCCGGCTGCCCGAATACACGTCGGCGCGCACCATGCTGCTGGGCGTGCTGACCCGCCCCCGGCTGCCGTTCAAGCACTCCGGCACCACGATCGACCGGCGGGTGCTGGAGCGCATCGGCGGGTACGACGAGAGCTTCCGGCTCTTCGAGGACGTGGAGCTGATGCTGCGGGCGCTGCGCGCCGGCGTGCACCCCCGGCACCTGCCCCACCCGGTGGTCCGGTTCCGCCGGCACGACGGCAACATCACCCGGGGCCGCCTCGGCGGCCTGGTCTTCTGGTTCCGGCTGGTCGACATGTACCGCCCGTCGCGGACGCCCGGCGTGGCGCTGGGCATCAAGGCGCTGCGCACCCTCAGCGAGACGGGGAAGTGGCTTGTCAGCCTCGGCCGTTGA
- a CDS encoding DUF4253 domain-containing protein encodes MTGSARVAPPGGRDRRPRTVGVGFDTLQLSVAAPPTAAGHALRVAAEHLAFCPDNVRQGSGSLAAYAEEIRGRQSWSFWWD; translated from the coding sequence CTGACCGGCTCCGCCCGGGTCGCGCCGCCGGGGGGCCGGGACCGTCGGCCCCGCACCGTCGGGGTCGGCTTCGACACCCTCCAGCTCAGTGTGGCCGCCCCGCCCACCGCCGCCGGGCACGCCCTGCGCGTCGCCGCCGAGCACCTCGCCTTCTGCCCCGACAACGTCCGGCAGGGCAGCGGCTCGCTGGCCGCGTACGCGGAGGAGATCCGGGGCAGGCAGAGCTGGTCGTTCTGGTGGGACTGA
- a CDS encoding glycosyltransferase, which translates to MPSPLPRPVPIGVVIAAHDEANVIGGCLDALLADAGPGSGVELDIVVVANGCTDDTARVAAARPGVRVVELAEAGKAAALNAGDAVARGFPRFYLDADVVLGPGALRAMAAALTAPVDPPLAVTPRREMVTAGRPLLVRAYYAVNTRLPIFADALFGRGVLGVSAAGRERFDRFPAEIADDLFLDSRFASAEKREVSAVASVVQTPRTLRDLVRTLARVRAGNAMLRASHPGIRPSVPSSWLRDVVLPRPWLAPAAVVYVAVTLAAALRARRHPRGAWGRDTSTR; encoded by the coding sequence GTGCCGAGCCCCCTGCCCCGCCCCGTCCCGATCGGTGTGGTCATCGCCGCCCACGACGAGGCGAACGTCATCGGCGGCTGCCTGGACGCGCTGCTCGCCGACGCGGGCCCCGGCTCCGGCGTCGAGCTGGACATCGTCGTGGTGGCCAACGGCTGCACCGACGACACGGCGCGGGTGGCCGCCGCGCGGCCCGGCGTACGGGTGGTGGAGCTGGCCGAGGCGGGCAAGGCGGCCGCGCTGAACGCCGGGGACGCGGTGGCGCGCGGCTTCCCCCGGTTCTATCTGGACGCCGACGTGGTCCTCGGCCCCGGCGCGCTGCGCGCGATGGCCGCCGCGCTGACCGCCCCGGTGGACCCGCCGCTGGCCGTGACGCCCCGCCGGGAGATGGTCACCGCCGGCCGGCCGCTGCTGGTGCGCGCCTACTACGCCGTCAACACCCGGTTGCCGATCTTCGCCGACGCGCTGTTCGGCCGGGGCGTGCTGGGGGTGTCGGCGGCGGGACGGGAGCGCTTCGACCGGTTCCCGGCCGAGATCGCCGACGACCTCTTCCTGGACTCCCGGTTCGCCTCGGCCGAGAAGCGCGAGGTGTCGGCGGTGGCGTCGGTCGTGCAGACCCCCCGGACGCTGCGGGACCTGGTCCGCACGCTGGCCCGGGTGCGGGCCGGCAACGCCATGCTGCGCGCCTCGCACCCCGGGATCCGCCCGTCGGTCCCGTCGTCCTGGCTGCGGGACGTGGTGCTGCCCCGTCCCTGGCTCGCGCCGGCCGCGGTGGTCTACGTGGCCGTCACGCTCGCCGCCGCGCTGCGCGCCCGCCGCCACCCGCGCGGGGCGTGGGGCCGGGACACCTCGACCCGCTGA
- a CDS encoding endo-1,4-beta-xylanase, with the protein MTRPRPLTAAGLLVAAALVVATVLLAGMAAVGTGRAGDPDGAARAAPAYTPSAAGTLRGLAPPGTLIGTAVDPRGLNLDPAYPGVLAAEFNAVTAENAMKWRNLEPSPGVYAWAGGDQIVDLAHRNGQAVYGHTLVWHNDVPDWVSPDWPAQRLREVLRRHVTAVVAHYRGRVWAWDVVNEVLAEDGSLRDTLWLRKLGPGYVADAFRWARQADPDARLFVNEYGTEGRTAKADALLELVRRLRADGVPVDGVGFQGHLDAERPPEGVRGNLRRFAALGVRVAVTELDVRVRLPATAEGLRRQAAVYRDVLRACLDVAACAAVTVWGFTDARSWIPGYHVGFGAACLFDADFRPKPAHAALLDELAARRRTGG; encoded by the coding sequence GTGACTCGGCCGCGCCCGCTCACCGCCGCCGGCCTGCTGGTGGCGGCGGCGCTGGTCGTCGCCACCGTGCTGCTCGCCGGCATGGCCGCCGTCGGCACCGGCCGCGCTGGCGACCCGGACGGGGCCGCCCGGGCAGCGCCGGCCTACACGCCGTCGGCGGCCGGCACGCTGCGCGGCCTCGCCCCGCCCGGGACGCTGATCGGCACGGCCGTCGACCCGAGGGGCCTGAACCTCGACCCCGCCTACCCGGGCGTCCTGGCCGCCGAGTTCAACGCGGTCACCGCCGAGAACGCGATGAAGTGGCGCAACCTGGAGCCGTCGCCCGGCGTGTACGCGTGGGCCGGCGGCGACCAGATCGTCGACCTGGCCCACCGCAACGGCCAGGCCGTCTACGGTCACACCCTGGTCTGGCACAACGACGTGCCCGACTGGGTCTCCCCGGACTGGCCGGCGCAGCGGCTGCGGGAGGTGCTGCGCCGGCACGTGACCGCCGTCGTCGCGCACTACCGGGGCCGGGTGTGGGCCTGGGACGTGGTCAACGAGGTGCTCGCCGAGGACGGCTCCCTGCGCGACACCCTCTGGCTGCGCAAGCTCGGCCCCGGCTACGTCGCCGACGCGTTCCGCTGGGCCCGCCAGGCCGACCCCGACGCCAGGCTGTTCGTCAACGAGTACGGCACCGAGGGGCGGACGGCGAAGGCCGACGCGCTGCTGGAGCTGGTGCGGCGGCTGCGCGCCGACGGCGTACCGGTCGACGGGGTGGGCTTCCAGGGGCACCTGGACGCCGAACGCCCACCCGAGGGCGTCCGGGGCAACCTGCGCCGGTTCGCCGCGCTGGGCGTGCGCGTCGCCGTCACCGAGCTGGACGTGCGGGTGCGGCTCCCCGCTACGGCGGAGGGGCTGCGCCGCCAGGCGGCGGTGTACCGGGACGTGCTGCGCGCCTGCCTGGACGTGGCGGCCTGCGCGGCGGTGACCGTGTGGGGGTTCACCGACGCCCGTAGCTGGATCCCCGGCTATCACGTCGGCTTCGGCGCGGCCTGCCTCTTCGACGCCGACTTCCGGCCGAAGCCGGCCCACGCGGCGCTGCTCGACGAGCTGGCGGCGCGGCGGCGCACCGGCGGCTGA
- a CDS encoding MurR/RpiR family transcriptional regulator: MNEGGTSGASAARVLDLFQGVRLTPTQRRIAHSLVQHAAAAAYLSAAEVAELAGVSQPSVTRFAVALGHDGYPALRRRLRELTGAAGTDEPSGGNELQRAVHTEVANLERLAGELADTDRIAAVGKLLAASRPLPVLGLRAAAPLAAYFAFFAAKVHPDVRVLDDGGSLLADRLEQAASAGATALLAFVLPRYPRETLDALAEARAAGLTVVAITDSPVSPATEHAEVVLPAAVGTDLVFDLHTAPMTLAMVVLSAICDAAPAETQRRLEAFESSAARRQLFLG, encoded by the coding sequence ATGAATGAAGGAGGCACCTCCGGGGCGTCCGCCGCCCGGGTGCTCGACCTCTTCCAGGGCGTCCGGCTCACCCCGACGCAGCGGCGCATCGCGCACAGCCTGGTGCAGCACGCCGCCGCGGCGGCGTACCTGTCGGCGGCCGAGGTGGCCGAGCTGGCCGGCGTCAGCCAGCCGTCGGTGACCCGGTTCGCCGTCGCGCTCGGCCACGACGGCTACCCGGCGCTGCGCCGCCGGCTGCGCGAGCTGACCGGCGCCGCCGGCACCGACGAGCCCTCCGGCGGCAACGAGCTGCAACGCGCCGTCCACACCGAGGTGGCCAACCTGGAGCGGCTGGCCGGCGAGCTTGCCGACACCGACCGGATCGCCGCCGTCGGCAAGCTGCTCGCCGCGAGCCGCCCCCTGCCGGTGCTCGGGCTGCGGGCCGCCGCGCCGCTGGCCGCGTACTTCGCGTTCTTCGCCGCGAAGGTGCACCCCGACGTGCGGGTGCTCGACGACGGCGGCAGCCTGCTCGCCGACCGCCTGGAGCAGGCCGCATCGGCCGGCGCGACCGCCCTGCTGGCCTTCGTCCTGCCCCGCTACCCCCGGGAGACCCTCGACGCGCTGGCCGAGGCGCGGGCCGCCGGGCTGACGGTGGTGGCCATCACCGACTCGCCGGTCAGCCCCGCGACCGAGCACGCCGAGGTGGTGCTCCCGGCCGCCGTCGGCACCGACCTCGTGTTCGACCTGCACACCGCACCGATGACCCTGGCGATGGTGGTCCTGTCGGCCATCTGCGACGCCGCCCCCGCCGAGACCCAGCGCCGGCTGGAGGCCTTCGAGTCCTCCGCCGCCCGTCGCCAGTTGTTCCTCGGCTGA
- a CDS encoding response regulator transcription factor: MPPMTRVVLAEDEVLLREGLVALLGRFGFEVVAAVGSAPALRDAVEAHRPDLLVTDIRMPPRHRDDGLREAVALRGGRPGLAVVVLSQYVQSEYASALLDSGDGRRVGYLLKDRVADVAEFAGTLRRVVDGGTAIDPDVVRHLLHRPRDPLAALTARERTVLALVAEGHSNAAIAARLHVTEAAVGKHVGNILAKLDLPPSDDTNRRVLAVLAFLRGTPS; encoded by the coding sequence GTGCCGCCCATGACCCGCGTCGTGCTCGCCGAGGACGAGGTCCTGCTCCGGGAGGGCCTCGTCGCCCTGCTGGGCCGGTTCGGCTTCGAGGTGGTCGCCGCCGTCGGCTCCGCGCCGGCCCTGCGGGACGCGGTCGAGGCGCACCGGCCGGACCTGCTCGTCACCGACATCCGGATGCCGCCGCGCCACCGCGACGACGGGCTGCGCGAAGCGGTCGCCCTCCGGGGCGGCCGTCCCGGGCTCGCCGTCGTGGTGCTCAGCCAGTACGTGCAGTCCGAGTACGCGTCGGCGCTGCTCGACAGCGGCGACGGCCGGCGGGTCGGTTACCTGCTCAAGGACCGGGTGGCCGACGTCGCCGAGTTCGCCGGGACGCTGCGCCGGGTCGTCGACGGCGGCACCGCCATCGACCCCGACGTGGTCCGGCACCTGCTGCACCGCCCGCGCGACCCGCTGGCCGCCCTGACCGCCCGGGAACGCACGGTCCTCGCGCTGGTCGCCGAGGGCCACTCCAACGCGGCGATCGCCGCGCGGCTGCACGTCACCGAGGCGGCGGTCGGCAAGCACGTCGGCAACATCCTGGCCAAGCTCGACCTGCCGCCCAGCGACGACACCAACCGCCGGGTGCTGGCCGTCCTGGCCTTCCTGCGCGGCACCCCGTCCTGA
- a CDS encoding polysaccharide pyruvyl transferase family protein yields the protein MRPEPAPTRPAPAAVARRPLVVGYYGMENVGDNAFCVVMDWATRVYWGAEEPVFAAPPMVDLPPERTGMDPRWYRSRGTADRAGWVLNKAALLRRSTMLVFGGGSVFREMGPLSEKKVFSLFSGVSGHPMAAVGVSVGPFVSAASERRLLRVLRRVAFIGVRDIASAEVLERAGYPGVLVPAGDLAGLLPEALGEPVPPRRPRPTGRARLGVTLLGVDYEAADADVRRREDALVEGVRALVRAEPVDVTVFVFNTHPLHGDERVGERLRAAVAGHCDVRVVTARDGVRACWDEMKRCDLGLHMRLHGAVFAYLAGVPFTLVPYQRKCDDFLDEIGQPAALRTPAVPGDAAAVTRTLTGLLTTEEVPELPRAIYAERARRNFSAAPWARG from the coding sequence GTGCGTCCTGAACCGGCCCCCACCCGTCCCGCGCCGGCCGCCGTGGCCCGTCGGCCCCTGGTCGTCGGCTACTACGGCATGGAGAACGTCGGCGACAACGCCTTCTGCGTCGTGATGGACTGGGCGACCCGGGTCTACTGGGGAGCCGAGGAGCCCGTCTTCGCCGCGCCGCCCATGGTGGACCTGCCGCCGGAGCGCACCGGCATGGACCCGCGCTGGTACCGCTCGCGCGGCACCGCCGACCGGGCCGGCTGGGTGCTCAACAAGGCCGCCCTGCTGCGCCGCTCCACCATGCTGGTCTTCGGCGGCGGCTCCGTGTTCCGCGAGATGGGGCCGCTGAGCGAGAAGAAGGTCTTCTCGCTCTTCTCCGGGGTGTCCGGGCATCCGATGGCCGCCGTCGGGGTCTCCGTCGGCCCGTTCGTCTCCGCCGCCTCCGAGCGCCGGTTGCTGCGCGTCCTGCGCCGGGTCGCCTTCATCGGCGTACGCGACATCGCCTCCGCCGAGGTCCTCGAACGGGCCGGCTACCCGGGCGTGCTGGTGCCCGCCGGTGACCTCGCCGGCCTGCTGCCGGAGGCGCTCGGCGAGCCGGTCCCGCCGCGCCGGCCGCGTCCCACCGGCCGGGCCCGCCTCGGCGTGACCCTGCTCGGCGTCGACTACGAGGCCGCCGACGCCGACGTGCGCCGCCGCGAGGACGCCCTGGTCGAGGGGGTGCGCGCGCTGGTGCGCGCCGAGCCCGTCGACGTCACCGTGTTCGTGTTCAACACCCACCCGCTGCACGGCGACGAGCGGGTCGGCGAGCGGCTGCGGGCCGCCGTCGCCGGGCACTGCGACGTGCGGGTCGTCACCGCCCGCGACGGCGTGCGGGCCTGCTGGGACGAGATGAAGCGCTGCGACCTCGGGCTGCACATGCGGCTGCACGGGGCCGTCTTCGCGTACCTGGCGGGGGTACCGTTCACCCTCGTGCCGTACCAGCGCAAGTGCGACGACTTCCTCGACGAGATCGGGCAGCCGGCGGCGCTGCGCACGCCCGCGGTGCCCGGCGACGCGGCGGCGGTGACCCGCACGCTGACCGGCCTGCTCACCACCGAGGAGGTGCCGGAGCTGCCCCGGGCGATCTACGCCGAGCGCGCCCGGCGCAACTTCTCGGCGGCGCCCTGGGCCCGTGGGTGA